Proteins co-encoded in one Corylus avellana chromosome ca9, CavTom2PMs-1.0 genomic window:
- the LOC132161945 gene encoding protein TRM32 yields the protein MGYCVIGGKMTQSTPAPKNSVRARIKAMISDEISKKKGKHHRSSSCPVRSQLVRRNSIHHLEPSDSVPLADFVLDNRSPTSQNHEYSPAISTWDSLPLECCEDSVASEKSYEECEFQEQPTENRTLVEEKLDNTKQDMSEQKLIHAKELTRDASLHTKELLNPLDMINVNKNLLLKMGLSKSGSFPLPGSSGRRGSGASKLKRMQEGIGFHAKEKGKFQFGSQSHKAVEFRYSGDFTNQSMPSKADYEVDGMLNSSHKTADMHENKMAIKRFKDLKQKIRHVIKESRKERHRIAMDAILHKIPHGRGFSNEWKKEIFNQLKDSAINRQGKASPESSYEIDHSVARMRHMRRTSSLNESLDRYCQLYETSFNREAKHTTSGRSKTEEASLPSGSAPKSLTRVHSLPELKSFIYQSEDSSDVFSSGMMTRTVVDVSVSKGSSFDEQENLDLPLDSEDRLQLDILVESKNQENLLGAGETDLVLGDEVGSPSSIANSKANAGLIVDDFGNSEAREITSQNEDIEEDIGPSKESIAELEEHIPVSQTDSYSLKDTTSPVHISIAEGYEIPHFQVDAKERAEFDYVRDVLELSGFSGNESLGTWHSDELAVDPYVYEEVEDCWENEEGDNCSHLLLFDLINEVLMEIYGRSCSYCPIPLSSLSHIRPMPAGHHVLQEVWALISWYMSLRPEGNQSEDYVVSKDLAKSDGWMNLQFETECVGLELDDLIFDDLLEEVFWT from the exons ATGGGCTACTGTGTT ATTGGAGGAAAGATGACACAGTCCACGCCAGCACCAAAAAATTCTGTTAGAGCCCGAATAAAAGCAATGATTTCTGACGAAATATCcaaaaagaagggaaaacaTCACCGAAGTTCAAGCTGTCCTGTTCGATCACAGTTAGTTCGAAGGAATTCCATTCATCATTTGGAACCTTCAGATTCGGTTCCCCTTGCTGATTTTGTATTAGACAATAGAAGTCCTACAAGCCAAAATCATGAATACTCTCCCGCTATCAGCACATGGGATTCGCTGCCTCTGGAATGCTGTGAGGATTCAGTTGCCAGCGAGAAAAGTTATGAAGAGTGTGAGTTTCAGGAGCAACCAACAGAGAACCGCACACTTGTTGAGGAAAAGTTGGACAACACAAAGCAAGATATGTCGGAGCAGAAGTTGATACATGCAAAGGAACTCACTAGAGATGCTTCGCTCCATACAAAGGAGCTTCTGAATCCTCTTGACATGATCAATGTAAACaagaatttattattaaaaatgggATTGAGTAAGTCTGGATCATTTCCTTTACCCGGCTCATCAGGCAGAAGAGGTTCTGGGGCTAGCAAACTGAAACGCATGCAGGAGGGGATTGGGTTTCATgcaaaggaaaaaggaaagttCCAATTTGGTAGTCAATCACATAAGGCAGTTGAGTTCAGATACTCGGGAGATTTTACTAACCAGTCAATGCCATCAAAAGCGGATTATGAAGTAGATGGAATGTTAAATTCAAGCCATAAAACAGCTGACATGCATGAGAATAAAATGGCTATCAAGCGTTTCAAGGATCTTAAACAGAAGATAAGGCATGTGATTAAGGAAAGCAGAAAAGAGAGGCATCGGATTGCTATGGATGCTATCCTTCACAAAATTCCTCACGGCCGTGGGTTTTCTAATGAATGGAAGAAAGAGATTTTCAATCAACTGAAGGACTCTGCAATAAATAGACAAGGCAAAGCTAGTCCTGAAAGTAGTTATGAGATTGATCATTCTGTTGCTCGAATGCGCCACATGAGAAGAACATCATCTCTCAACGAGTCGCTGGACAGATATTGTCAGCTGTACGAGACTAGTTTCAACAGAGAAGCCAAACACACAACCTCTGGGAGATCAAAAACAGAAGAGGCATCTTTGCCTTCAGGAAGTGCCCCAAAATCCCTGACAAGGGTTCACTCTTTACCTGAACTCAAATCTTTTATCTATCAGAGTGAGGACTCTTCTGATGTTTTTTCTTCAGGAATGATGACTAGGACTGTTGTGGATGTCTCTGTAAGCAAAGGAAGCAGTTTTGATGAACAGGAAAATCTAGACCTTCCTCTAGATTCAGAAGATCGGTTGCAGTTAGATATTCTTGTAGAAAgtaaaaatcaagaaaacttGCTTGGAGCTGGTGAAACTGATTTGGTTCTGGGAGATGAGGTTGGATCACCATCATCAATTGCAAACAGCAAGGCAAATGCGGGTTTAATTGTTGACGATTTTGGCAACTCGGAAGCAAGGGAAATCACTTCTCAAAATGAGGACATTGAAGAGGATATTGGGCCCTCAAAGGAATCCATTGCTGAATTGGAAGAACACATTCCAGTTTCTCAGACTGACTCCTATTCCCTGAAGGACACGACCAGCCCTGTACACATTTCCATAGCAGAAG GTTATGAAATCCCGCATTTTCAAGTGGATGCAAAAGAGAGAGCTGAATTTGATTACGTGAGAGATGTACTGGAGCTATCCGGGTTCAGTGGGAATGAGTCCCTTGGAACATGGCATTCTGATGAGCTGGCTGTTGATCCTTATGTTTATGAGGAAGTGGAGGACTGCTGGGAAAATGAAGAAGGTGATAATTGCAGTCACTTGCttttgtttgatctaatcaaTGAGGTCCTGATGGAGATATATGGGAGGTCATGCAGCTACTGCCCCATTCCCTTGTCTTCCCTCTCCCACATCCGCCCAATGCCAGCAGGACATCATGTTCTCCAGGAAGTGTGGGCACTTATAAGCTGGTACATGAGCTTGAGACCAGAGGGTAACCAGTCAGAGGATTATGTTGTGAGCAAAGATTTAGCAAAGAGTGATGGGTGGATGAATCTCCAATTTGAGACTGAGTGTGTGGGGCTGGAGCTGGATGACTTGATTTTTGACGATCTTTTAGAGGAAGTTTTCTGGACCTGA
- the LOC132162417 gene encoding uncharacterized protein LOC132162417 — protein MECSPALASLHTNVCILNQQTKPTLPSLVSSHGFGQAQAPSLCHAILPPQKIKLRGEFCKQWESTFETNAVRFLRRVVILDVRGIYFMLSSIITGVMLREDIQTEGVQVVAMSLEI, from the exons ATGGAATGCTCTCCTGCTTTGGCGTCTCTTCACACCAATGTCTGTATTCTTAACCAACAAACAAAACCGACACTGCCTTCTTTGGTTTCTAGCCATGGCTTTGGACAAGCACAAGCACCTTCGTTGTGCCACGCGATTCTCCCCCCACAG aaaataaaattaagaggtGAATTTTGTAAGCAATGGGAAAGCACTTTCGAGACAAACGCTGTGCGTTTCCTTCGGAGAGTAGTCATCCTGGATGTACGTGGAATATACTTCATGTTATCAAGTATCATCACTGGCGTTATGCTAAGAGAAGATATTCAAACAGAAGGTGTGCAGGTGGTAGCCATGTCGCTG GAGATATAA